The genomic DNA GCTCGAAGCGGGCGATCCGGGCCATGCGGCGCGCGTAGCGCGTCTCGGGCTTGAGGAAGCGGTTGAACAAGGCCAGGCTGCCGAGGGAACGAGCCCGGGCTCTACCAGCCACCCGGCGGCCCGGCAATTCGCGGGCCCGGCCCCCGACCGGCACGCGGTCGACCACACCGACGCGATCCGGCGCCGTTCTTGCCTTCACTCCGCCCGGATCGGCATCGAACCTGCGCGGACCGCGCGAGTTATCCGCCGGTCGGACGATGGGAGGCCCGAGGCCCATGAGCACGCGCACCACGAGCATCCGCCGGGCCCGCGAGGCCGACCTCGGCGGCTTGTCCAAGGTGTTCGACGCGTCGTGGCGCGAGGCCTATCGCGGCATCATCCCGGGCGTCGCCCTGGAGCGGCTGATCTCGACCCGGGACCGGGCGTGGTGGCGGGGCGCCCTGCGCCGCGGCCGGCCGATCGCGGTGGTCGAGACGGGCGAACTCGTCGTCGGCTACGCGGCCTACGGGCGAACGCGCAGCCGGTCCCTCGGCACCGAGGCGGAGATTGACGAACTCTACCTGCTGCCGGAGTACCAGGGCGTCGGCCTGGGCCGCCGCCTGTTCCGGGCGGTGCGCAACGACCTCGCGGATCACGGCTTCGCGCGGCTCGGCGTGTGGAGCCTGGAGGACAACGCCCGCGCGAGCGCCTTCTACGAGGGGCTCGGCGGCGTCGCCGGCCCGCGGGTGCTGGACCGCGTGGCGGGCCTCCCGCTCCCGAAGGTCGGGTTTCTCTTCGGCTAACGTTTTCCAGCGCTCGTTGCCGGGCCGTACCATCGACTGATTTGCTTTGCCAGGCGGCGCCTCTAAGAGATCCGGGAAGCGGACGAGACCGCATTCCGGAAGCGACAGGCCATGAAGATCGACGCCATCCCGCTCGGCAAGAAGCCGCCGCACGACGTCAACGTGATCGTCGAGGTGCCGCTCGGCGGCGAGCCGATCAAGTACGAGATGGACAAGGAATCCGGTGCGCTGGTCGTCGACCGGTTCCTGTACACGCCGATGTTCTACCCGGGCAATTACGGCTTCATCCCCCACACCCTGTCGGGCGACGGCGATCCCTGCGACGTGCTGGTGGCCAACACCCGCGCCGTGCTGCCGGGCGCGATCATCAGCGCGCGTCCCGTGGGCGTGATGGTGATGCAGGACGAGGGCGGCGAGGACGAGAAGATCATCGCGGTGCCCTCGCGCCACCTGACCAAGCGCTACGACCGGGTCGAGAACTACACCGACCTGCCCGACATCACGATCCAGCAGATCCAGCACTTCTTCGAGCACTACAAGGATCTGGAGCCCGGCAAGTGGGTCAAGTTCGTCCGCTGGGGCGACAAGGAGGAGGCCCACCGGCTGATCGAGGAAGCGATCGAGCGCGGCAAGGCCAAGAAGTAAGGGTGTTCCGGCCGCTCCTCCGGGGAGCGGCCCGTACCCGTCAGCCGTCGATGCGGCGCAGCCCGGCCCGGTAGCGCCGGGCATTCTCCACATAGCGCAGGGCGGCCTGCCGCAGACCCTCGATCGCGGCCTCGTCGAGGGTGCGCACGGCCTTGGCCGGCGCCCCGACGATCAGGCTGTGATCCGGGAACTCCTTGCCCTCGGTGACCAGCGCGTTGGCGCCGACGAGGCAGCCGCGGCCGATCCGGGCCCCGTTCAGAACCGTCGCCCCCATGCCGACGAGGCTGCCGTCCCCGATGGTGCAGCCGTGCACGATCGCGCCGTGCCCGATCGTGACGTCGGTCCCGATCACGAGGGGGAAGCCGGGATCGACGTGCATGATCACGCCTTCCTGGACGTTGGTGCGGTCGCCGATGCGGATCGGCTCGTTGTCGCCGCGCAGGGCCGCGCCGAACCAGATGCCGACATCGAGGCCGAGATGCACCCGGCCGATCACCTGCGCGTCGGGCGCGATCCAGACCCGGGCCGGGTCGGCGAGGTCGGGGACGTGCTCGTCGAGGGCATAGAGCGGCATGGCGGCCTTTCACGGAAGAGCGGTGGTATCGGCCGCGCGGCGCGGCCGGGATCGCGACAGATGACGCGCGGCACGTGTCGCGGGAATGGTACGGCGCGTCCAGGCTGCCAATGCTAGGCTGGCTCCGCAAGCGGTCGTGACCCGGATCGGAGACAGAGATGGCACGCCTCCCGGCCCTGATCGGTCTGACGCTTCTCCTGCTGACGCAGGGGGCCGGGGCCGCGGACCTGCGGGGGCCGGCGGCGCTGGGCCGGTTCCGGGCGACGTGCGAGGATCTCGGGACCTTCTGCTTCGCCGACGCCTGCGGCGGCGATCAGATCGCGGCGGCCGAGGGCTGCCGGGCGCGCTGTCCGAGCGCGTCGATCGTCGAGGTCGTCCCGGCCGCCTGCCCGCTGCCGGACGGTCGGTCCGTGCCGATCCTCCGGCGCCGCGGCTGAGAATCGGCCGCGATCGAGGGCCGGGAGAAATATCGGACGTCCGCGGCAACGAAACGCGGAACGCGGCATTGACCGTTTCGAACACGCTAACAACGGAGACGCGGACAGATGCTCGCGAACGCGCGCGATGCCCGCCGGCGCACGAAGCTGACCAGCGATCTCCGTCCGCCCGAAGCGGGAGCGAACGCCGATCCCGTCCTGTACGGCGTGGCCGCGGGTCTGGCGGCCCTGTTCCCGCCCGTGATGCTGCGCTCGGAGGCCTCGCCCGAGACGCACCGCGCCTCCGAGACCTCGCGGGCGCCGGACGCGACCGGCACCCGCTGAGGCTAGGACCGGTCGGCGCAGGCTCCCCCTCAGGCCGCGAGCCGGACGAGGAGGAGGAGGGTCGCCAGGAGCGGCGACGCCGCGGCGAGCCAGAGGGCGCCCGGATGGAAGCCCTCGGGTCCCGAGAAGCGCGCGGTCCTCGTCACCGCGGGACGCAGGGGATCCCCGCGTCCGATCCCGATCCCGACTGGCATCCGCGCACTCCTCGATACCGGAGGAGTGAGCGCCGACGTCCCTCAAGAGCGTCTGAATCGGCGGCCGTCGTCGTTCGGCGTGGTGAACCGGCCCTTAAAGGGCCCGGTCGAACTTCAGCTCGCCGTTCGGGCTCTTCAGAACGAGCTGCGAGCCGACCATGTCCCACACCGCCGAGGTGCGCAGGGCGATGAAGAACGCCTGCTCGGCGGCCGCGAGGCCCTTGTCGCAGCTCTTCTTGGTGAGCGCGAGCGGGCCGACGGCGATGTGCTGCTCCTTGAGCGGGAAGGCGGTCGCCGCGAAGGTGTTGCAGCCGCCGTAGCCGCGGGCGCGGTACTGCTTGTCGATGATGAAGCTCGGCCGGTCGCCGCCCGTGAACGGCTTGCCGTTCAGGCTCACGGCGGTCCAGGTCGAGTCCAGCGGGAACATCTTCTCGCTGGCCTTGGTCCCCGGCACGTACTGGGGCTTCTTCTCCTCCTCGCCGCCCGGCCGGCGGTTGCCCCGGCCGAAGCCCGTGGGCGAGCCGCCCATCTGCGCCTGCGCCTGCGTCGCCGCGGTCAGGTCCATGGCCAGCACGGCACAGGCCAAGCTCGCGATCAGCACCCCTCTCATCGTCCAGTCCCCATGTCGCGCGCGCCGCGCGCAGGTCATCCCGGTCCGGAAGCGCCGCGCGGGCCGCGCGGTCCGGCCCCTCGCGTGGGCCGCTCCGAATCCTTGCGCCTTGCCGGATGCGACAGGATTTCAGCACAATTATGGTCGCGCTCGGCCGAAGACCGCCCGGAAACGATCCGGGACCGCGATCGTTGTTGATCAGTGCGAAGCAGGAGGATCACCTTGGCAGGATCGGACGAGGGCGCGCAGAGCGGGACCCGGGCGCTCGCCATGACCCCGGCGCAGTCGCGGGCGGCTCGCGGGCTGCTCGGCTGGTCGGAGGCCGATCTCGCCGGCAAGGTCGGCCTGGACGAGCGATTCGTGCGGGATTTCGAGGGCGGCTATAGCGACGCGCCTAGTGGCCAAGTCGAGGCCCTGCGCAGCGCCCTCAGCGCCGCCGGTGCGGTCTTCCGCGACGCGCCGACGCCGGGCGTCCACCTCGCGGCGGGCCGGGGCGTCGACGAGGGCACCCGCGCCGACGCGCTCACCACCGAGAACGATCGCTGACACCCGCCGGCCGGCCCGAACGCGCCGCTCATGGCGCGTTCATGCGCTGCGCCTGACAACCCGGGACGCCACAACCCGCGCACCGTCCGTGGAGCGTCCCGTGATCGATCCCGTCAGCAGCCCGTCGCGGTGCGACCGGCGCTTTCCCTTGGCCTTCGTCTTGTCGGCCTCCGACCGGATCGGAGGCCGCTGATGCGCGCCGACGCCTTCCTCGCCGCCGCCGACGCGCTGCCCGTGGCGAGCCTCGACGCCCTCCTGGGGAGCCGGGGGCTCGTGGTGGTCGCGCCCCATCCCGACGACGAGAGCCTCGGATGCGGCGGGCTGATCGCCGCCGCCCGGGCGTCGGGACGGCCCGTGCATCTCGTCGTGGTCAGCGACGGCTGCGGGTCGCACACGCATTCCCGTCTCTACCCGCCCGAGAAACTGCGCGCCCTGCGCGAGGCGGAGACCCGGCGGGCCGTGGCGGTCCTCGGCCTCGGGCCCGAGGCCGTCACCTTCCTGCGCCTCCCGGACGCGCACGTCCCGAGCGACGGCCCCGGGGCCGAGGCCGCCGCGTCCGCGGTCGCCCGCGCGGCCGCGGCGATCGGGGCCGGCGCGGTCTTCGTCACGTGGCGCCACGATCCCCACTGCGACCACAAGGCGGCCGCGGCGATCGTCGCCCTCGCGCGGCCGCAGATGCCGGGGGTCCGCGTCTACGAGTACCCCGTCTGGGGCTGGACCCTGCCGCCCGAGACCGAGGTCGGGCCGAGCCCCGCCGGCCTGCGCCTCGACGTCTCCGCCTATCGCGAGACCAAGGCGCGCGCCGTCGCCGCCCACGAATCGCAGACCACCGACCTGATCGCGGACGATCCCCAGGGCTTCCGGCTCGAGCCTGCCATGATCGACCGGCTCTGCGGCCCCTACGAGCGCTTCGTCGCGGTCCCCGCATGAGCCGCCGGACGAAGACCCTGCCGGAAGACTACTTCCTCGGCATGTACGCCAGCGACCCGGATCCCTGGCGCTTCACCTCGTCGTCCTACGAGCGCGACAAGTACGCGGCGACGCTGGCGGCCCTGCCGCAGGCGCGCTACCGGGCCGCGTTCGAGCCGGCCTGCTCCATCGGCGTCTTCACCCACGCCCTGTCCGAGCGCTGCGAGCGTCTGCTCGCCACGGATCTGGTTCCGGCCGCCCTGGAGGACGCCCGGGCGCGCTGCGCGGATCGCCCCCACGTCGAGATCCGGCAGGGCACGATGCCGGCGGACTGGCCCGAGGAGCGGTTCGACCTGATCGTCCTCTCCGAGTTCCTGTACTTCCTGGCCCCGGAGGATTTCGCCGCGCTCGTGCGCCGGGCCGGCGCGACGATCGCGCCCGGCGGCGACATCGTGCTGGTGCACTGGCTGGGCGAGACCGACTACCCGCTCTCGGGTGACGGCGCCGCCGAGGGCTTCATCCGGCTGTCGGCACCCTTCGCACAGGTCCTGAGTCAGGCGCGGACGGACAAGTACCGCATCGACGTCCTGCGCGCCGGAACCGCCCCGTGAGCGTCGCGGTCATCACCCTCAACAAGGGCCGGCGCGCGCACCTGACCCGTCTGCTCGAAGGCCTCGGCCGCGGCGACCCGCCCGACCGCTGCGTCGTCGTCGAGATCGGCGACGACGCGGCGCCCTACCCGGCCCTGCCCTTCCCGGTGGAGCGCGTGCCGTTCCCGCGTGCCGGCCTGCCGCTCGCCGCGGCGCGCAATGCCGGGCGCCGGGCCGCCGGTGCCGACACGCTGATCTTCCTCGACGTGGACTGCATCCCCTCGGCGGGGCTCGTCGCGGGCCTGTCGCGGGCGGTGGCCGAGCGGGACGGCCTGATCTGCTGCGAGATCGGCTACCTGCCGGCCGGCGCGGTCGCGGACGGGTGGCGCGAGACGGATCTGGCGCGTCTCGGCGCGCCGCACCCGGTGCGGGCCTTCCCGCCCGCCGGCACGGTGGCGCCGGCGCCGCAGCCCGGCCTGTTCTGGTCCCTCGCCTTCGCGGTGCGGGCCGCGACCTATGACCGCCTCGGCGGCTTCGACGAGACCTTCTCAGGCTACGGCGCGGAGGACACCGACCTCGCCTTCCGGGCCGAGCGGGCCGGCGTGCCGATCCTGTTCCTCGGCGGCCCCCGGGCCTACCACCAGCATCATCCGGGCTACGACCCGCCGCTGCAGCATTTCCGCGACATCGTCGCCAACGCGGCGCGCTTCCACGACCGGCACGGGATCTGGCCGATGGACGGCTGGCTCGACGGGTTCGCCCGGCTCGGGCTGATCGCGGCGGACCGCTCCACCGGGATCGTGGTTCACCGGGACCCGACGCCGGACGAGATGGAAGCGGCGCGGCTACCGGACGATCAGCCGTTCTGACGGGACTTCGGGCCACGCGGCGCCGCCGTCCTCGCGAGCGCAGCGAGGCAACCCGGCAGCGACACGCATGTCGCCGTAGCCGCGACCCTGGATTGCTTCGCTGCGCTCGCTAGGACGAGACGTTCCTCGCCGTGCGGAGGGCGGATCCCGGCCAGGGGGCTGGGATCCGCCCGCGTCGGAGCCGTCTTCAGCCCTTCATGGCGTTCGCCTTCTCGATCAGCGCCTCGGCCATGCGGATCGAGGCGATGTCGATGAGGCGGCCGTCCAGGGACACGGCGCCGCGGCCGGCCTTGGCGGCCTCTTCCATGGCCTCGAGGATGCGCCGAGCCTTGGTGACCTCGGCCTCGGAGGGGGTGAACACCTCGTTGGCGAGCTCGATCTGGCTCGGGTGGATCGCCCACTTGCCCTCGAAGCCGAGGGCCGCGCAGCGGCGGGCCGCCGAGCGGTAGCCGTCCGGATCCGAGAAGTCGCCGAACGGTCCGTCGATCGGGCGCAGTCCGTAGGCGCGGCAGGCGACCAGCATGCGGTTCTGGGCGAACAGCCACGGGTCCTGCCAGTGGGTCTGGCGGCTGCCGGACTCGTCCTTGTCGGTCAGCACCGAGAAGTCGGGGTTCACGCCGCCGATGACGGTGGATCGGGCGCGGGTCGAGGCGGCGTAGTCGGCGACGCCGAAGGACATCGCCTCCAGCCGCTTCGACGACTGGGCGATCGCCTCGACGTTGGCCATGCCGAGGGCCGTCTCGATCAGCACCTCGAAGCCGATCTGCTTCTCGCGCTTCTTGGCCTGCTCGATCTGGGTGACCAGCACGTCGATGGCGTAGACGTCGGCCGGCACGCCGACCTTGGGGATCAGCACCATGTCGAGCCGCGGGCAGGCTTCGACGATGTCGACCACGTCGCGGTACATGTAGTGGGTGTCGAGACCGTTGATGCGGATCATCATGGTCTTGTTGCCCCAATCCAGGTCGTTCAGCGCCTGGATGATGTTGGTGCGGGCCTTCTCCTTGTCGTCCGGGGCGACCGCGTCCTCGAGATCGAGGAAGATCACGTCCGCCGCCGAGGAGGCCGACTTCTCCATGAAGGTCGGGTTGGAGCCGGGCACGGCGAGTTCGGAGCGGTGCAGGCGCGGCTTGGCCTGCTGGATCAGGGTGAAGCTCATCTTGGGTTCTCTCTCCTGGTGACGGTTCTGGTGCCGTTGCGGGATGCGGTCCCGTTCATCGGCGGCAAATGGCGCGCGCGTGGGTCGCTGACAGGGCGCGGCTGCACGAATGGACCGGGTCCCCGGTACGGGATCGAGGCACGGGTCCCGTCTCCCGCGCGGGAGAGGGAGCCCGCTGGACCCTCCCCTATCCGGTCGCCCCGAAGCCGACCGCGATGCAGTTGATGGACAGGAGCAGGGCCGACTTCACCGCCTCGCGCCGGTCCTCGTCGGTCTCCGCGCGGTAGCGGGCGAGCAGCTCGACCTGCTCGCGGCTGACCTGGTTGATCGTCGGGAGCCGGCCCTTCAGGCGGTCCCGAAACAGGGGGAAGCGCTCGGCCAGCTCCGTGCCGCCGCTCACCCGCAGCACCATCTCGCGGGTGAGCGCGTACTCGGCCTCGATCATCGAGAAGATCCGGTCCCGGACGCCCGCGTCCTGGACGAGGCCCGCGTAGGCGCGGGCGATGTCGAGATCGACCATCATCAGCGTCTTCTCGACCTCGTCGAGGACGAGGCGGAGGATGCGGGACTCGTTGAACAGCCGCTTGAGGGTCGCCTCGCCGTCGCGGCCGCGCACGTCGATGAAGCTCGCCAGCCCCGAGCCGACGCCGTACCAGCCGGTGATCACGTGCCGGTTCTGCGACCACGCGAACACCCAGGGGATCGCGCGGAGGTCCGAGAGCGAGCGCGCGCCGAAGCGGCGGGCCGGACGCGAGCCGATGTTGAGAAGGGAGATCTCGTCGAGCGGGCTCGCCGCCTGGAAGTAGTCGACGAGGCCGTCGGTCTGGAGCAGCTGGACGTAGGCCGCCCGCGAGGCACCGGCGAGCGCCTCGAGGGCGTCGTCGTGGCCGGGGCCCACCCGCTCGCCGTCGCCGGCGAGCGCGTGCTCGAACACCGAGGCCGCCAGCAGCTCCATCTGGTAGGCGGCCGTGCCGCGGTTGGCGTACTTGAACGAGACGACCTCGCCCTGCTCGGTGGTCCGGAACCGACCGCGGATGGAGCCCGGCGGCTGGGCCATGATGCCCTTCTGGGTCGGCACGCCGCCGCGGCTCACCGAGCCGCCGCGCCCGTGGAAGAAGGCGATCCCGACGCCGAGCTCCTCGCCGAGCCGGGTCAGCTTGCTCTGCGCCTTGTAGAGCTCCCAGTTGGCGGCGACGAAGCCGCCGTCCTTGTTGGAGTCGGAGTAGCCGATCATCACCTCCTGCACGCCGCCCTGCCAGCGGGTGGAGCGGCGGACCACCGGCACGTTGAGCAGCGCCCGCATGATCGCCGGGGCGGCGCGCAGGTCGTCGATGGTCTCGAACAGGGGCACGATCGGCAGCGGGCAGATCTCCGTCCCGGCGGCGTCGAGGAACACCCCCGCTTCCTTGGCCAGCAGGTACGCGCCGAGCACGTCCTCCACCGAGCGGGTCATCGACAGCACGAAGGCGCCGAACGCCTCGCGGTCGAGGGCCTCGCGCATCTCGGCGACGAGGGCGAAGGTGGCCAGCGTCTCGCGGGCGGCGTCGGGCAAGTCCTCGAAGGACCGCTCGGGATCGCGCGGCCGGGCGAGCTCCGTGTCGAGCCACTGGCGCCACGCGGCCGAGCCGAGGGCCGGCGGCTCGCCGTCGCCGTTGCGCTGGCGCCAGAGGGCGTGGAGCGTGTCGGTGGTCCGGGTCGTGTTCTCGCGCAGGTCGAGGCGGACCGTCGAGAAGCGGAAGATCTCGACCATGCGCCGGACCGGACGCACGAGATCCCGCGCCAGTGCCCCGCACTTGGCCTCGGTCAGGCCGCGCTCCAGGGTGCGCAGGTCCTCGATGAGCCCGTCCGCGCTCGCGTAGTCGGGGCCGGACGGGTGCTCGCCCTCGTTGCGGGCGATCGTCGCCTCGATCTTGCGCAGGACGCAGGACAGGTACTGCCTATAGGGCTCGCCCGGGTTGCGCCGGGTGATGGCGCGGGCCTGGCCGCTCTCGGCGAGATTCCGGTCGAGCTCCGCGCGGAAGCTCTCGGGCAGCGGCAGCGAGCGCTCGGTGAGCGAGAGGGTCCGCCCCAGCTCGCGGACGCCGTCGCGGTAGCGCGTGAGCGAGGCGAGCGCGTTGCGGTGCAGGGTCTGCCGGGTGACCGCCGCCGTCACGTAGGGGTTGCCGTCCCGGTCGCCGCCGATCCAGGAGCCGAACTGGAAGAACGGCGGCACCCTGAACTCGGTGCCCGGATAGGTCTCGGCCAGCGCCTCGTGCAGGGTCTCCAGGGTCTCGGGCAGCATCTCGAACAGGGTCTCGTCGAAGAAGTGCAGCCCCCAGGCCACCTCCCGCTCGACGGTCGCCTTCTCCAGGTGCAGCTCGCCCGTCATCCAGACCAGCTCGATCTGGTCGCGCAGCTCGTTCATGAGCCCGTTGCGCTCACGGTCGGTCCAGCGCGGCATCTCCAGCTCGCGCAGGACGAGGTAGATCCGGCGGAACTTCTCCAGCACCGTCACCCGCTTGCCCTCGGTCGGGTGGGCGGTGAGCGTCGGGCGGATGCGCAGGTCGCTGAGCAGCGCCTGGATTTTTTCAGGGGGCACCCCCTGTTTGCGCGCGTCGGAAAAAACCTTGGCGAAGGAGCCGCCGAGCGCGGCCCGCCCCTCCGTGCGCTCCACGTGCCGGCGTCGGCGCATCGCGGCGTTCTGCTCGGCGATGGAGATCAGCTGGAACCAGATGCCCTGCACCTGCAGCGCGCGCGCCAGCATCTGCGGCGAGAAGCGCGAGATGTCGGCCGTCCCGTGCAGGACCGCCTCGAGGTCGGGGTCGTGCCGGCGGGCGACGTCGAGCAGCGCCTGGAACAGGATGTCCAGCGCCTGTTCCGACGACGTGCCGACGATCACCGGCGGCGCGAAGGCCGTGGCATCGACGAGACCGGGGGTTGCGTGAAGGGTGCGGGTCATGGAGCCACCTCGTGGCGCACGGTCTTTCTCGAGGATGTTCAGCGCGATGCGCCGTCACCTCCGGGAGGGAGGCGCGCATCGGCCGGTGCCCAGCGCGACGCGCGCCCTCTCCCGCTCGGGAGAGAGGACCCGCGCCGCGTTCCGGGACGTAAGGCGGGCCGGCCGCGCTACGCGGCCCGGGCCAGCACGTCGGCCACCGTCTGCCCGAAGGAGCCCGGATCCGGCGCCACCGTCAGCCCGTAGGAGCGCATGATCTCGGCCTTCTCGGCGGCGCTGTCGCCGGCCGCCGAGATGATCGCGCCGGCATGGCCCATGCGGCGCCCCTTCGGGGCGGTCAGCCCGGCCACGAAGCCGATTACCGGCTTCGACATGTTCTCGCGGATCCAGGCCGAGGCCTCGGCCTCCTGCGGGCCGCCGATCTCGCCGATCATCAGGAC from Methylobacterium oryzae includes the following:
- a CDS encoding XRE family transcriptional regulator, yielding MAGSDEGAQSGTRALAMTPAQSRAARGLLGWSEADLAGKVGLDERFVRDFEGGYSDAPSGQVEALRSALSAAGAVFRDAPTPGVHLAAGRGVDEGTRADALTTENDR
- a CDS encoding glycosyltransferase family 2 protein yields the protein MSVAVITLNKGRRAHLTRLLEGLGRGDPPDRCVVVEIGDDAAPYPALPFPVERVPFPRAGLPLAAARNAGRRAAGADTLIFLDVDCIPSAGLVAGLSRAVAERDGLICCEIGYLPAGAVADGWRETDLARLGAPHPVRAFPPAGTVAPAPQPGLFWSLAFAVRAATYDRLGGFDETFSGYGAEDTDLAFRAERAGVPILFLGGPRAYHQHHPGYDPPLQHFRDIVANAARFHDRHGIWPMDGWLDGFARLGLIAADRSTGIVVHRDPTPDEMEAARLPDDQPF
- a CDS encoding PIG-L deacetylase family protein, which encodes MRADAFLAAADALPVASLDALLGSRGLVVVAPHPDDESLGCGGLIAAARASGRPVHLVVVSDGCGSHTHSRLYPPEKLRALREAETRRAVAVLGLGPEAVTFLRLPDAHVPSDGPGAEAAASAVARAAAAIGAGAVFVTWRHDPHCDHKAAAAIVALARPQMPGVRVYEYPVWGWTLPPETEVGPSPAGLRLDVSAYRETKARAVAAHESQTTDLIADDPQGFRLEPAMIDRLCGPYERFVAVPA
- a CDS encoding gamma carbonic anhydrase family protein is translated as MPLYALDEHVPDLADPARVWIAPDAQVIGRVHLGLDVGIWFGAALRGDNEPIRIGDRTNVQEGVIMHVDPGFPLVIGTDVTIGHGAIVHGCTIGDGSLVGMGATVLNGARIGRGCLVGANALVTEGKEFPDHSLIVGAPAKAVRTLDEAAIEGLRQAALRYVENARRYRAGLRRIDG
- a CDS encoding HpcH/HpaI aldolase/citrate lyase family protein; the encoded protein is MSFTLIQQAKPRLHRSELAVPGSNPTFMEKSASSAADVIFLDLEDAVAPDDKEKARTNIIQALNDLDWGNKTMMIRINGLDTHYMYRDVVDIVEACPRLDMVLIPKVGVPADVYAIDVLVTQIEQAKKREKQIGFEVLIETALGMANVEAIAQSSKRLEAMSFGVADYAASTRARSTVIGGVNPDFSVLTDKDESGSRQTHWQDPWLFAQNRMLVACRAYGLRPIDGPFGDFSDPDGYRSAARRCAALGFEGKWAIHPSQIELANEVFTPSEAEVTKARRILEAMEEAAKAGRGAVSLDGRLIDIASIRMAEALIEKANAMKG
- a CDS encoding META domain-containing protein, with amino-acid sequence MRGVLIASLACAVLAMDLTAATQAQAQMGGSPTGFGRGNRRPGGEEEKKPQYVPGTKASEKMFPLDSTWTAVSLNGKPFTGGDRPSFIIDKQYRARGYGGCNTFAATAFPLKEQHIAVGPLALTKKSCDKGLAAAEQAFFIALRTSAVWDMVGSQLVLKSPNGELKFDRAL
- a CDS encoding class I SAM-dependent methyltransferase, whose translation is MSRRTKTLPEDYFLGMYASDPDPWRFTSSSYERDKYAATLAALPQARYRAAFEPACSIGVFTHALSERCERLLATDLVPAALEDARARCADRPHVEIRQGTMPADWPEERFDLIVLSEFLYFLAPEDFAALVRRAGATIAPGGDIVLVHWLGETDYPLSGDGAAEGFIRLSAPFAQVLSQARTDKYRIDVLRAGTAP
- the ppa gene encoding inorganic diphosphatase, with the translated sequence MKIDAIPLGKKPPHDVNVIVEVPLGGEPIKYEMDKESGALVVDRFLYTPMFYPGNYGFIPHTLSGDGDPCDVLVANTRAVLPGAIISARPVGVMVMQDEGGEDEKIIAVPSRHLTKRYDRVENYTDLPDITIQQIQHFFEHYKDLEPGKWVKFVRWGDKEEAHRLIEEAIERGKAKK
- a CDS encoding phosphoenolpyruvate carboxylase — its product is MTRTLHATPGLVDATAFAPPVIVGTSSEQALDILFQALLDVARRHDPDLEAVLHGTADISRFSPQMLARALQVQGIWFQLISIAEQNAAMRRRRHVERTEGRAALGGSFAKVFSDARKQGVPPEKIQALLSDLRIRPTLTAHPTEGKRVTVLEKFRRIYLVLRELEMPRWTDRERNGLMNELRDQIELVWMTGELHLEKATVEREVAWGLHFFDETLFEMLPETLETLHEALAETYPGTEFRVPPFFQFGSWIGGDRDGNPYVTAAVTRQTLHRNALASLTRYRDGVRELGRTLSLTERSLPLPESFRAELDRNLAESGQARAITRRNPGEPYRQYLSCVLRKIEATIARNEGEHPSGPDYASADGLIEDLRTLERGLTEAKCGALARDLVRPVRRMVEIFRFSTVRLDLRENTTRTTDTLHALWRQRNGDGEPPALGSAAWRQWLDTELARPRDPERSFEDLPDAARETLATFALVAEMREALDREAFGAFVLSMTRSVEDVLGAYLLAKEAGVFLDAAGTEICPLPIVPLFETIDDLRAAPAIMRALLNVPVVRRSTRWQGGVQEVMIGYSDSNKDGGFVAANWELYKAQSKLTRLGEELGVGIAFFHGRGGSVSRGGVPTQKGIMAQPPGSIRGRFRTTEQGEVVSFKYANRGTAAYQMELLAASVFEHALAGDGERVGPGHDDALEALAGASRAAYVQLLQTDGLVDYFQAASPLDEISLLNIGSRPARRFGARSLSDLRAIPWVFAWSQNRHVITGWYGVGSGLASFIDVRGRDGEATLKRLFNESRILRLVLDEVEKTLMMVDLDIARAYAGLVQDAGVRDRIFSMIEAEYALTREMVLRVSGGTELAERFPLFRDRLKGRLPTINQVSREQVELLARYRAETDEDRREAVKSALLLSINCIAVGFGATG
- a CDS encoding GNAT family N-acetyltransferase, which codes for MSTRTTSIRRAREADLGGLSKVFDASWREAYRGIIPGVALERLISTRDRAWWRGALRRGRPIAVVETGELVVGYAAYGRTRSRSLGTEAEIDELYLLPEYQGVGLGRRLFRAVRNDLADHGFARLGVWSLEDNARASAFYEGLGGVAGPRVLDRVAGLPLPKVGFLFG